CGATCAAGTGCGGCATTGCGATACGGGAACCGGCCAAACTGACGGATCACTTCCCGGTGCGCTTTGGCATGGATCAAGTTACCAGCACCGGCCTCGGGCATCCGTTCCTTCATCAACCTGACACAGCGTTCCTGATCGGCAAGGCTTTCGGAATGCATCATTGGTAGGTAGAAGAATTGCCGTGCCGGTTCTTGGATCTTCAGGTCACGCTCCTTGCGCACCGCTTCCTTGGCCGCACAAAGCGCCATGCGATCCGACGCGAAAGCTTTTGCCTCCCCCGAAACATATTGCGCGGAAACTGATCGAGCAAAATGATGCAGGCAAGTGCCCCGCGAGGCGTAGTCATCCAATGTGAAAACTCACCCCGGCAAGCCGCCTCCCATGCGGGCAAGAACCGCTCGCGGATCGTATCATCAAGCGCGTCGCTGGCCTCATACCAGCCCTTCGGCCCGATCTCGTCGAGCCAAAACCGCAAAATCTCCTCCGAACCTGTCATCGGCTTCCTCCTCACCCATAACCATGTGTAACGCCTTCCAAAAAGAAGTTACGCATCTTCCTCCCTAGATGAGTAGTAACTAATTATGTCCGAATGCGACATGTTGTAACACTGCAATGCACAGCAATCCGTAGCTCAGGTCTCCGGCTCTAACTCATCCATCGAAAGCTCCACCGCCACTTGCGAGCCTGCCATAGTCATCGGCGTGACGCTGGCGGATTCTTCGCGCGCCGGAGCGGCGCGCTGCGTCATCCGATAAGCGGCATAACTCGCCATCGCCAGCAGTAAAACCGCAAGAAACACAAAATACCCCGGCGGGCCGAACGCGTCCATCGCCCAGCCCGTTATGACCGGCCCGGAGACGGCACCCAGCCCGTTGACGAAGACAAGCCCGCCCGAGACCGCCGCCATGTCTTCGCGCTCCACAAAATCATTGGTGTAGGCAATCAGCAGTGAATAAAGCGGGTTCGATGTCCCGCCGATCAAAAACGCCGCGACCAGCAACGCCGAGAACCCGCCCCCGAACAGGACCCCCGCAATCGCACCCACGCCGCCCAATGCCGCCGTGGCAATAATCAAAACCCGCCGGTCCATCCGGTCGGAAATCCATCCAAGCGGATATTGCAGGACCGTTGCCCCGATATAAAAGGCCGAGACGAAAAGCGATATTTTGCCAAGGCTCAACCCCGCCTCACCACCATAGACCGCGCTCATGCCGAACTGTGCCGAAAAGACAGCCCCCAGCAGAAACATCCCGACCACCCCCAGCGGCGACAGATCGTAAAGCGCGCGCAGGCTCAGCGGCGTGGTGTTCTCGAACGCGGGCGTTGGCTGCGCCGAAAGCAGGATCGGTGCGACCGCAATCGACACCAGCACCGACGGGATTATGAACAGCATGAACCCGGCCGGGTCAGCCACCAGCAAAAGCCCCTGCGCCACAACGATCCCCAGCATCTGCACGATCATGTAAAGGGAAAGCGTCTTGCCGCGCGTCTCATTCGTGGCGGTGTTGTTGAGCCAGCTTTCCGCCGTCACATAAACGCCCGAGAAGCAAAACCCGATCAACACTCGAAGCACAATCCAGACCCAAGGATTAGCCCATGTCGCATAAAGCACAAGCACAGCTGAAATGAACGACGCCAAAGCCGAGAAAACCCGCACATGGCCAACCCGCCGGATCATTTTCGGCGCCATCGAAGAACCGCCAAGGAAGCCGACAAAATAGGCCGACATCACAAGCGACATCTCGAAGGTTGAAAAATGCTCCAACCCACCACGCACACCCAGCAATGTGCCCTGAAGGCCGTTGCCGATCATCAGCAACCCCATACCAAGCATCAACGCCCAGCTTGCCGAAAGAACCTTGATCATCGCGTGATTCCCTTACTTTGCGCCTTCCTCGCCGCCCCGGCCTGCGGTTTCAGGTCTTGGGGCGACATTCCAATGCCGGTTTCAGGCGTCCGGCAAAGAGCCCGGAACCAACAGCGACGCATCACCATAAGAAAAGAAGCGATATTCCTGCGCAACTGCATGCTCATAAATCTTCCGCACCGTCTCGCGGCCCATCAACGCCGAGACAAGCATCAAAAGCGTCGATTTCGGCAGGTGAAAATTGGTCATTAACGCATCTGTCACGTGAAACTTGAAACCCGGA
This is a stretch of genomic DNA from Aquicoccus sp. G2-2. It encodes these proteins:
- a CDS encoding MFS transporter; this translates as MIKVLSASWALMLGMGLLMIGNGLQGTLLGVRGGLEHFSTFEMSLVMSAYFVGFLGGSSMAPKMIRRVGHVRVFSALASFISAVLVLYATWANPWVWIVLRVLIGFCFSGVYVTAESWLNNTATNETRGKTLSLYMIVQMLGIVVAQGLLLVADPAGFMLFIIPSVLVSIAVAPILLSAQPTPAFENTTPLSLRALYDLSPLGVVGMFLLGAVFSAQFGMSAVYGGEAGLSLGKISLFVSAFYIGATVLQYPLGWISDRMDRRVLIIATAALGGVGAIAGVLFGGGFSALLVAAFLIGGTSNPLYSLLIAYTNDFVEREDMAAVSGGLVFVNGLGAVSGPVITGWAMDAFGPPGYFVFLAVLLLAMASYAAYRMTQRAAPAREESASVTPMTMAGSQVAVELSMDELEPET